From the genome of Sinanaerobacter sp. ZZT-01:
TATTTTTTCTGGAAAAACTTCACTTAACGTATTGAGGGAAGGAGAAGAAGGACATCTCGTATTTGATTGTTCTCCATTTTACGCAGAAAGCGGAGGACAGGCCAGTGATAAGGGTAGTGCAGAAAGTGCGGCATGTCATGCTGAGATCTTAGGCGTGAGCCGAGTTAAAAATGTTTTTTTACACAAGACACTGGTGAAAAGCGGAGAGATTTGTGTAGGAGAGACTCTTGATGTATCCGTAGAAGTTGAGAATCGAAACAAGACTACATGTAATCATACGGCGACACATCTATTGCAAAAAGCATTGAAGAACACTTTAGGAGATCACATTCAGCAGAAAGGTTCCAGCGTCAGCGCAGAAGGGCTCCGCTTTGATTTTACTCATTTTGAAGCGATAACAAAAGAGACTCTTGAAAAAATTGAAGAAGAAATCAATAAAAAAATCATTGAATTTATACCAGTTAAATGTGAAGAAATGCCAATTAAAGAAGCAGAAAAACTAGGTGCGATGGCGTTGTTTGGAGAAAAATACGGTGAAAGAGTGCGTGTAGTCTCCGTAGGAGATTACAGTATTGAATTTTGTGGTGGAACACATGTCTCCAATTCCGGTCAAATCGGTGCCTTCAAAATTCTTTCTGAGTCTGGTGTTGCTTCTGGTGTTCGTCGGATTGAAGCTATTACAGGAACTGGGCTTTATTCAAAATTAACGGAAGACGAAGGGTTAATCACTATTGCTTCTGAAAAATTGAAAGCAAATCCTTCTAATTTAATCTCTCGTATCCAAACTTTAAACGAAGAGCTTAAGACATATAAAAAAGAACTCGAGCAAATAAAAATGCAGGCGATGGGTTCCGAGCTGGAAGATATGATAGCAAATGCAAAAATAGTGAATGGAATTCGCTTGATTACCAAACGATTTGAAGATTGTGATATCAATGATTTAAGAAAACTGTCAGATGAAATAAAGGATAAGGAAAAAGGAATCATTGTATTGTTTGCAACGGTAAATGGAAGCAAGGTAACCTTTATGGTTTCAGTTGCTGATGATCTATTGGACCGTGGCTATCATGCAGGAAATATTATAAAGAAAATTGCGGCAGCAGCTGGAGGCGGTGGCGGCGGTAAGGCAGACATGGCTCAAGCCGGAGCAAAAGATCCTTCCAAGATTGAGGAAGCCTTTTCTTTGGCAGAAACATTGTTATAGAATATTACAACAATATTAAGAATCGAAAAACACCTTGTTTCTGTTTTTTATTTTGCTTATAATGAACTCAATAGGAAAGAAGGTGAAAGAATGGACAGGAATACCATACTGTTTAATAGCCCAGATAAAGGCGAACAACAAACAACCGAAGAAATCCTGAGAACGGTTTATAATGCGTTAGAAGAAAAAGGGTATAATGCAATCGATCAGATGGTAGGCTACATTCTATCGGGAGATCCTTCCTACATTACCGGTCACAACAATGCAAGAAATCGTATTCGGCATATTGAAAGAGATGATTTGGTTGAGGAATTGTTGAGAAATTTTTTAAAAAAATAAAAAGTTAAAGCGGACATTCTTGTCCGCTCCTTTTTATAACATAGGAAATATCGTTATAGAATGCTATTTCCTATGTTTCAAAAATGCACCTTGACCTGACATTAAAATTACAAAATAAAGCAGTATTTAAGATTTGGTACTTTCATGTGTTTTCAAAAAAGCATTTGAATTGA
Proteins encoded in this window:
- a CDS encoding IreB family regulatory phosphoprotein, which codes for MDRNTILFNSPDKGEQQTTEEILRTVYNALEEKGYNAIDQMVGYILSGDPSYITGHNNARNRIRHIERDDLVEELLRNFLKK